The Glycine soja cultivar W05 chromosome 15, ASM419377v2, whole genome shotgun sequence region agaataaactataaattctaaatgtttaaattacgctttttattttaaaatttatacttttatttttatgtatatatattagaaCTTCAACCCAttttaatgtaaataattttttcaacagttataacttataaacatCTAAAATTGAGGCTTAAAAAAGCTGTTTTCTCACaacaatgtttatttatttatttattaatctcaTATGCAAAATCTAATGTGAAATTCCCTGAaccaatgagtttttttttttcttaatgtgtGTAATACTTTAATTAATTGGACACGTGCCTTCCTTGTTGAGGTTGATTTGGGAGGAGTCGGCACAAAACAGAAGGACAAAGGAAGAAAGCTGAGCGGGGTTCAAAAAGTAACTGACCTATGTCCACAGCTTCATATTTTGTGTGGGTCCAATTAACAACGTAATAATGAGAATGGGGCCACAAAACAACAACAAGGTAAAAGTTAAATAGGCTACTATAAATGACCTTCAAAAAAATAGGCTACTATGTGGAGTACTATATTTCATTTAATCTAATTTAGTATCTCGTATCTTAtagtattaaattcatattatataatttatataagtaattttttatattattttaatgtattattaattatttattttaaattttaatatatattaataaatatgtcaatcaatatttaaatatatttttatataaaaaaatactttagagaataattattattgaaGGTGTCCTTGCTAACTATTAACATAAACAATTAtgacatttaaaattatttaattataattactattataataaataaaaatagttaacaaGGACAccttcaataataaataaagattttaaatatttatttaaattagtaaattatttaataatatcatttaatatttttgaaagaaataaatatgaaattattatcttaccatagaatcaaacatatatatatattatagattatttaaatccGTTGTTATTAGGTCAACTCTAATGTATCAtttatgttcaattttttatttttataggataaaatatatttaactctaTGGGATTcacttttgtaaaatattttgtcttcaaaaaattaaaatttattatttttttttacttaaagcaAGTTAGATATTTAAATGTACATGTATGACTTTTTTATATGGACTATACgtgtataattaatataaaaaatattatattttccatcaattatatatataattaatgtaaaaaatattatatttatattaattatatatatatatatatatatatatatatatatatatatatccagtacattttaattttataaggatATAAAACAATACTAAAAATTTTACAAGGgaaaaatttcaaacatttataatatttataaaggaaaaagtatattttaacgttttatatattatgtgaatttatatatttatattcaaatttattatttttggtttaattaaGCTAGATGTATCTTTTaatgtattaatttataaattaatatattaaaaatattaatttagcaTTACATTTAATTGtgaaaattgataataataaataatattattatagatgtaaaacatatttttttagacatattgatcaaattttattaaaaattacaatataaaagttttacataaaatttaatttaattttttatcttcaaaatttaatcaaatcacGCACGAAGCATGACGTAAAATTTTCCTGCAGATGGGATCGAGATCTTGGTTTTAACCATGCGTCCAAGACCAAGAATGGTaggaaaataataacaaactaaagtttaaaaaaaaaaatgaaataatggaACCCAACCCATCCGGCTCACGTTAGCAACAAGCACCTTCTATCTCTGTGGAACTTGTGATGTGCTTCGCTAATTGACAGTTTCTTACCGTCTGTTTGCAATTCCACGCTTTTCATTTCCCCCAAATTCCGTTCCCTCAGGTAATCAATCACAATCTCCTCATTTTACTCCAATTTGATGTTATTGCTTTTATCTCATGAAAATTGGATGCACATGTTTCTTTCTCTGCTTCaattatttttcctattttgcATTTTATTCGATTTATACAAGCAAGATAATTGTGAATTAATCCAGGACCATGCAATTCATTTCAATTGGAATAGAATATTATAGTATACAATACACAAAGAGGGGTTGTTGTTGATTTGTTGGTTAAGGCCTTAAAGGGGATAGAGATACCACTACTAGTTCTGTCTGTAGCTTTAGTTTCCTTGCAAATTGCAACTGTGACCTGTTTCTTAATGGATGGCATTGAGGATGATGCAAGGTACCCCCATAACCCATATGGTTATGGTTATCAGAATTCTCCATATTCCCCCCCAGTTGATACTGAATATGCccatgatgataatgatgaaaatgaacaagaacAGTTAGAAGGGGATGATGAGGTTGATGTTGATCAAAGTAACAATCTTCAGCTTCCCCAAGAGGATGCTGTTGATGAAGATGGCATGTATGGGGGTGGTGATGAAAATGATGATaaccatgatgatgatgatgatgatgaggaggaggaggaggaggaggtggtggaggTGGAAGAGAATAAGCAGATTGATTATTATGCCATTAAGAGTGAAGATGAGTTAGAGTGGCACCCAAAAAAGCAAAAGCTAAAGAGTTTGATTTCGACCTATGAACTCGCACCTCGAGTGCCAGCACCATCATCAGTTGCAGCTACTGCTCCCACGGTTCCTAAACCATCTTCTGGGGGTAGGAATTCACTAACTGACTGGACTGAGCAAGAGACTTTTGTTCTTCTTGATGCATGGGGTGATAGGTTTCTTCAACATGGAAGGAAGAGTCTTCGATGTGAGGAATGGCAACAAGTTGCAAAAATGGTATCACAAGTTTCAAAAATTGAAAGGACAGATACTCAGTGTAGAAATCGTCTAGatacattgaagaaaaaatacaaGAAGGAGAAGGCTAAATTTCCAGATAGTGATGGTGGAGCTTGCAAATGGGTTTATTTAAAAAGGATGGATGAGCTAATGTCTTCTCCTCCGCAACAAGCTGGTCTCTCTTGTGGTTTAGACTCAGGAGAGTATGTTTTTATGAACACCAGAGTTCATTTGAACCATGCAAATGGGTTGGATGAAATGAAGGATAATCCTGACAATACAGAATCTACTGGCGAAGAAGATTCTGATGggcctcaagcaaagaaaagaaagaagagaaggggCAGTGGCGAAGCTTCTTCTTTCAGGTTACTTGCTGATTCCATTCAGAAATTCAGTAAGATATATGAGAAGATAGAAAATAGTAAAAGGCAGCAGATGGTGGAACTGGAAAAGATGAGGAAGGATTTCCATAAAGAGTTGGAAAGGCAGAAGAGGCAGATTTTAGAGAATCTGCAGTGTGAGATTTCAAAACTAGAGCAGAGAAATGATGAGAACAATGATTCTGCCGAAAATGGTACTTGAAATCTTATGCATTGTAGTTTTCATTGTTGTGTAAGAAACAATGTAGACTCTAGACAGCTAGTTGTATCATTTTTGAGGCATTTTGCCCCTTCTTACCAGCAATGTTGCATTTTACTAGAATTAGAACCGGATAGCCCAATCATGTAATTGTTACCGAGTTCAGAATTGTGCTCAATGCCTGTCTGGTCTATTGCTTGACTTTGGTATATCatatttatgaataattataatGTTAGATGATATGAATTACTTCTAACTGAATCAGTTGACATTTAGTATGTATTTTTGGTTATTTAACATGTGATTGGTCCCAGTTCATTTTGTAACAACTTTCATAGAAAAATCTCATACAAATAGATTCATTCCCAATTTATCACGAACTTTACGTCAAGTTTAGATGGATAATGTTTCTACACTTTTGGTAATCTCCGTGGCATTCTTGTCAAACCCATCATCACTATAATACTCATGTGAAAGGGGGTCAACTAACCTTTAAATTCGAAAGTCACCTACAACCTATTTAGCCATAGAGAAACGACTCTATATTATGATCCATATTCGGATAACTTCATATGGTTTTACATCTTTTtgtcatatataatatcaaatgaCTCTGCCAATCCCCATAGTTGAATTCAAATtgggaaaaaaagaaatctcATACAAATGGAGAAGTACATTGACATATCTGGTTCTAGGTTTGACTTGAAGGAACTTTCGgacctaaaaaaaattgactttatGAGTAACTTTAAGGCAAAGCAAAGTGTTATTATCTTAGGTCTTAATTTTTAACCTATCTAAGAACATATGTCAAAACTATCTGTGGTTTGACATATGCATACGGATACTTTTTTTAGTTGGGGCATCATTAGGACAGGGAAAAGACATCCGACAGCTACTatcaaatgataaattaatttacaacATCGACAAAAGCCTTTGTCCACCATTTTTTCAATAGATAACGTGTTATATCTGTTAAATTTGGACCATGAAAGAAGGTGCGATGAGAATATGACTTGCAAAGAAGAATATGGTCTGTTATGAGAAAAACCCTTAAACGGAAAGTTTGCTTCTATCAGAAGGTGGTTCGTGAGTTTAGCTCAACTTTACAAAATTGGCTTATAAGATGAGGATTACTCTTCATTTATATAGTCTATCTTGACACTATCTTCATTCGATATAGGATTTCAATATATCTCATTTTTCCTCATAGTTCCTCCGTCATGTGGGACTTTCACCACACTTTCCCCATCCTTTCCAATAACAGAAAGAAAAGCATGTTCTGAAATATATCAACAtactcttttagtttttttattaactgttATCCCAtccattttgtaaattttgttttccACCGAGGTTCTCACTTCTGTCGTATAACTGATTACCTCTTTGAGGTGTTTCATGGATTCCTCCGATTGACACACTTACACAGGCAGCAATGTAAAGAGAAAGGCcagtttaaaatatattttttcttatatattttccaTCCCTACAAATAGTGAACATAAACGTAAAGGAGCCATAGAGTCCAACAGTTTTAACATGTTGTGGATTACGAGATTCAGAGTTCTACAATGGTCATAATTATTCTCTCCACATGCCCCTCGCCATGCATGAACCCATGTGAGCATGTGGAATGCCCATGGCCATGCTAGCTTTTAATTGTAACAAGTTTGCAAATTGATGCTCTACCTTGTTCTGGAAAATACGAAATTAGTGTTTAGGCTTTTTTGAAGCCGTCATTCGATGTCTTGAAAAGGTTTTTGCTTTTCTTATTATTgctaaaatatcttaattaaatatttagaatacAAAAAATTGTTAGTTGCTACTTATCTTATAATTATTGACTTAGTAAACTTGGAAGTTTAAACTTCTTGAATTTCTAAAGTGCTGAACAAATGTCTTCGCAATCTATCTTTTGCTACCAATCTTTTACTTATCGAAACCTTCGATTCAACTTTGCTTAACGTGCTTTTCTCATCTTCTGGAAAGGAAGGACTACAAtgcaattttataaaacttaacaCCTtacatttaagtttttaaaaacttataaaaaaaattaaactattaattTTAGTGAACCACTGACGGTCCAAAAAACACAGCCATGTCAGCAGTATTGTGCAAAAATCATTTTCCCAGTTATTTTGTAAACTATAAACACGATGAGGATCTGAGTCAGAATACGACTCGAATTTGTGCATGTTCCTCTTTTTAAGGCAAATAATATAGtaataaatattgataaatgaaacaaactcattttatttaaatttaaatgtgacTAAGTCTCGAACGGATGATTAACCTCCTAATTGGACTGGACCGAAACTTGTGGAGATATCCTATTCCACGGGAAAATCATAATTACCTTAATTATGGTAGTTACCAAAAAATTGTCTCGTTGCATATTTCTAAGCTCTAAATATGAGTTTAATACTCAACCATCTATTAAAATGCGAAATGGACTGCATGCTGCCTCAACATTAGAATTTTCTTCAATGCCTCAATATCAAACCAAATATGATGTAGAAGCTGAAGCAAATGCTGTGTATCACTCGTCGTTCACTACCATTCTACCAACATAATCGCCATGGTTGCATTACTTGTGTCCGCTCTTTATATGTTGCAAAGATAGAGcaaaatgataatgatagttGCATGACACCATGAGTATGGGTAGACATTGTGCAGATTTTGAGCTAATAAAAAGTTAAGCGGAATTTCATCGTTCTTCAATTAACCATAACAAGGATGTGTAAATAATCTGTTTCTATATGTATCATTACTCACAATAAAAGAGTTATACTATTAGTATTCGTACAACAATTTCCTTTAACACTTTATAATATTACTTTTCTATTTCTCTTCTATTACATGTTCAtcttttctcatatttctttctCCACCCTTCTTATCTCTCATAATTGTAAAAAATTGCAAGACATTgttgtgaaaaaataatttctcaaataaaaacaagtttTCTGACGCATACAGCATATATCTTAAAGGGATgggtattattaattaatatcatcaGAAATTTCCTTATTCAGTTGAGATCTACTACATTTTCAAGGTTTCTAAACAAGAATACATGGAACActttttttgtggtttttgaAACTTATACAGAAAATTGGTTTTTTTCGTTGGTTGTTCCTAAACCTTCAAAAAATCCAAGGtattgattaataaataataagcaaTGACAGAGTCACTCTAAAAGGTAAAACCAGATTGCTCTCATGACTACCTTTTTACAATCATCAACCTTTCCGACTGCCTCGATTACTGAAGAGTAGGCGATGAGGTCATACTGGAATCCTTTTGAACCCATTTCTTGCATAAGCTTTGCAGCCTCTTCAAATAGACCTGCTCGGCTAAGACAACCAAGAATAGTATCGTAAGAAACCGCATCTGGCTTATTAGTAGAGTTCTTCATTTTTGTAAACATTTCCAAAGCACGCCTAGGAACACCTGTCCTAGCCAAGCCATTTAGGATAATATTATGAGAATTTATATCTGGGGTGCAACCATTTTCTTCCATAGTTCTAAACAAGGAGAAAGCTTCATCCACTCTTTCTGCCCTTACCATTCCAGTCATGAGAGCATTTTACGCATAAACATCGGGTGCATCCAAGTGTTTTCATCTCATTAAACAGATTGATAGCTTCATTGAGTCTCCCACATTTTCCAAAATGCTTAATCATTACAGTATACACACGAGCACTTGAACATCTGCAGTTCTCTTTCAATTCCTGGGATAGCTCATTTGCAACATCATAGCGTTTGGCTACTCCAAGGGTGTTGATCAGGCTGCAGTAGGCAGCAGGACAAGGTGGAAAGCCTTTTTCATCCATCTCCTCAAGAAGCAACAAAGCCTTCTCTACTTGATTTGTTTTGCTGTAACCATCAATGAGAATAGAAGAAGTAAATGAGCTGGGGAATATTCCATCTTTTTTCATCCTCTCAAACCATGAAGAAGCTTCAGAAGGAGAAGCTTTGGCCTCAAATAAAGATTTGATAATGGTATTATATGTCACAACATTAGGTGCACAATTCAGcaatttcatttcatcaaaaagcTTAATAGCATCTCTTAAGCAATCTGATCTTCCCAAAATGTTAATCAAATTATTCATCAGAATCACATCAGGTTTACAACCATCTTTCAGCATATTCTTGTATATCATGTATGCATCTTCAACCCTCCCAGATTTTCCCATCCCCCTTATAAATTCTGTATGAGTAAAAACAGTTGGGAGACACCGCCATGCTCTCATCTCCTCGACTAGGCCAAAAGCTTCTTCGACCCTACACCCACCTTAAAGTATATTTCCATTAAGGTTGTATAAATTTTAGCAGTGGGCTGCAATCCATTCTCCTTCATCTCAGCAAACAATCTAATAGCAGAGTCATCACGGTTTAGTTTTGCAAATGCTGATGTAAGTGCACTATATGTAACAGTGTCTGGGAAACAATGCCCTTCACTACACATTTCATTGTACAGCTCATGGACCTTTTCATGATGCCCCTCTTGCATCAGCATCAAGATGACAGAGTTGTAAGTGCTCACCGTAGGTCTGCCCTTGCGACCCTTAACCTGGTAAAAGACAGATAATGCCCTGTTGACCATGTCTTGTATTGTCTTCCACACTTCACCAAACATCCTATGTTCATCCAAGCAGCGAATCAGGGCCATATAAGTGGTCGAGTCATGTTCAAAATTCCTCCTCTTCCCGGCCCACTTAAAAAACTGAACCTTAACACTGACCTCAACACCTATCTTAAGAATCTCGCAGCCTTTTCTGCATCAGGTCCCCAtttgaatattttcaaaatcctaATGAATCTCTCATCCAATGTCCGAGAGTAAGGCTCCCTCCTCAACGCTTGTCCTCCTTTCATGGGAATGTTATGGTGATTTCCTTCATGGGAATCAGGCAAGCGAAGCATTTGGACAATCTCATTTTCTGCTAGTTCAATTTAAACCtcaatcaaatattattatatgttgCATAATCAAACAAATTCAGGTGTCACTTCATATACAAAAAACAAGGAAATTAAAACCAACAAGAACAATAACATTTTAGCGAGTGAGTAGAACCTGTTTGTTTTAATCTCCGAGAGAAAGGAGAAGTTGATATCCTCCTCGTTGTTGTAGCAATGGTTCCAGCAAGCATCGTTGGATTCGTCAAAAACTAGCTTAACTGCAACTTGTTGGATTACCCGATctctctcattttattttatgcgAGCAGCAAAGCATGAACTGCAAGAGCACCATTACGAACCAAAGTACCCATTTGTTGATGTATTCGCAAGTCGCAATCTTCTCTTTCGTTTTTCACACCGTCCACCAAGCAAATAGCCGAAAGCCAATTGGGCTTGTGATTTTTATCAGCTGGGctcgttagttttttttttcttggtcttgtaatttcatttctttaaattttagtttttataagtttatacattttttaattttgatcatgattaaatattttttttatttttaatttatgtaagtTATCATTTTTCAGTTTTGTTACATGTAAGTGTgaacttataataaaataaaaaattagaatctcaggatcaaaattaaaaaaataaatttataataactaaaaataataaaatatcttacaaaaattcaaattgtaaaaatactAACTTATgagaactaaaactaaaaaaaaaaagcttacaagaacaaaatgaaaaaatgttgaTATGAAAATATCAGGAAAAGacatatttaagtctatatattattaaatttataaaataaataattaaatcattcAATGTTATTACAAGAGTTTAATacttctataatttatattttatacacaTTCAAAttcttctcccttttctctcttatttagTAAGACATTTTCtgataaaaatttgttttaaacacTTCTACTGTTCTGCAACAAAACTATTTTGTACCATGCCGAAGATAACTCAATTTTTACTagtctaaatttaaatttattgaaaggcATAAATGTTTTTAGCGCAAAGTAAATATGTCTACACTCGGTGTAATCTATTgaaatattaacattttttttttttaccgaatTAACAGATTGTTCAGAATTATGGTTTGTTGAATCGGTGCTATAAACACACGACTGTTACAGAAAACCTGCTTGTTGAATTTACCGTCCACGTCTCAGGGCATATCTAAACCCAATCGCAGATTGAAATGGAAGACAATTCACAAAACAACAATACGAGATAATGGAAAAGTTATAATGCCACGCAAAAGGAAAATAGGGTCATTTAACTCAAATGTAAACAAGCATTGTAATTCCACTTATAGAATGTAGATTTGACCAAAAATAATCCGAATCTCAGATAATTCACCCATTACCAATTTTTCCAGCAAAGAATCCCAGCATCAACTCTCACCCACGACGATTTTTCCAGGTACAATTCAAATTGTTATACAAAACGTAGAGACCagacaaaatcaacaaaaattaaGCAGAGCCTGTGTTCTCTGGTTTGTCAGTCTCCATTGGTTCAGCAGATGCTGGTGGTGGGGCTGGATTAGCATTGTCCCCTGCCTTTTCATTAGTACTGGCATTAGGATTCTCCTCAGgtggttgttgttgctgctgctgtggCTGCTCACCACCCTGAGGAGGTGGGGTTGCTGGTGCTTCTGGTGTAGCTGGCTTGGGTGGTGGTGGCTTTGGTTTCATCATAATTGGCTTACAGAACCTATCATTGTATAGATGGAACAATGAGCAAGGTTAAAAAACACAACCTACAGAAAGTGCGATCTAAATCTAAAGAACAAAAGCAAATACCTGTCAACAGCTTCAGCTTTCTTTCTTATGTCAGCTGACAAAAGTACCGGGGTGACATATTTCGGAAGAGAGTCCTGTTGCTGTTTTTTCTCCCTGAGCCAGTTCTCAGCTTCCACACATTCATTTAAGACCTGAAAACAAAATGGAAAACAATTTCAGCTAAATGGCAACCATGAATTAAAAGACTTACAGAAACGGCAGCAACCAATtaccttttgtttctcattgATGTCAATGTGATCGAATTTGGGATCATTTGACATTGCAGCTTCTCTATAACTATTTATACAATAGACAAGTTGATCTATTACTGTACCCCTCTCCATGTATTCTTTGTAACGCTCTTCAATTGGATCACCTTGCTGCAATCATGTAAATATCCATTAAGATGGCaaaaacttaaacaaaaatatttccttTTAGCTGGCATTTATGCATGATACTACCAAAAATAATACAAGGTGCCTCCTTAATCATTCCATCTTTGAAAAGATTTTTGCTATGATGGGGATAAAAGTATTTTCTAAAACAAGGCCATACCAGATCAGC contains the following coding sequences:
- the LOC114385654 gene encoding trihelix transcription factor ASIL1-like is translated as MDGIEDDARYPHNPYGYGYQNSPYSPPVDTEYAHDDNDENEQEQLEGDDEVDVDQSNNLQLPQEDAVDEDGMYGGGDENDDNHDDDDDDEEEEEEEVVEVEENKQIDYYAIKSEDELEWHPKKQKLKSLISTYELAPRVPAPSSVAATAPTVPKPSSGGRNSLTDWTEQETFVLLDAWGDRFLQHGRKSLRCEEWQQVAKMVSQVSKIERTDTQCRNRLDTLKKKYKKEKAKFPDSDGGACKWVYLKRMDELMSSPPQQAGLSCGLDSGEYVFMNTRVHLNHANGLDEMKDNPDNTESTGEEDSDGPQAKKRKKRRGSGEASSFRLLADSIQKFSKIYEKIENSKRQQMVELEKMRKDFHKELERQKRQILENLQCEISKLEQRNDENNDSAENGT